The Buchnera aphidicola (Cinara pseudotaxifoliae) genomic interval AAATATATAGAATGAATATTCTCTAGCAAAAATATCGTGTTATTAGTATTTTTATCCGATTTTGACATTTTTTTTGTTGGATCCTGCAAAGCCATTATTTTATTACCTACAGGTAGGATTAAAATATCTGGAACAATAAAAATATTTCCATATATAGAATTAAAACGATGAGCAATTTTTTGAACTAATTCTAGATGTTGTTTTTGATCTGAACCTACTAAAACATAATTGGTATGATATAGTAAAATATCTGCAGCCATTAAAACAGGATAGCAAAACAAAGATAGGTTAATGGGAGTATTTACTGTTAGTGATAATTTTTGTTTAAACTGTGTCATACGAGATAATTCACCAAAATAAACAAAATTACTTAATATCCAATATAATTGACTATGCGTATATACATGCGATTGTACAAAAATTGTACTCCTATTAGGATCTACACCACATGACAAATATAATGCTGCTATATCCAATATAGCAGTAGAAAAATTATTTTTTATGCTGTTTTTATTACTTCCACTTCTCGAAAAAGTAGTTAAAGCATGTAAATCAGCAATACAAAAAAAACATTCGTATTTTTTTTGTATATCTTTCCAATTACACATAGTTCCGCAGTAATTACCTAAAGTAAGTAAACCTGTAGGTTGAATCCCTGTAAACATAATATCTTTTTTTTTGATATTTAACATATAAAAAAAACCTTAAAAATTTTTTAAAATAAATAATATTTATTACTATTTAAATTAAAAATCAATTATCTATAATAATACCTGTCAACTTTCTTATTGTTTTTAAATAATCATTTGAATGAAAAATAGCAGAACCAACTACCACATAATCAGCACCCGATCGTATCACACTCACAACATTAGACAAATTAATTCCCCCGTCTACTGACAATAAAATATTTTTCTGACTATTATCGATTAAAGATCGTACTTGTTGAATTTTTTTTAAAACATATTTTAAAAATTTTTGACCTCCAAAACCAGGATTCACAGCCATTACTAAAATTAAATCTAATTCATCAATTACATAATCTAAAAAATGTAAAGAAGTAGACGGATTTAAAGCTAAACCAACACCACAGTCCATTTTTTTAATCAATTGTATAGTTCGATCTAAATGATTAGTAGATTCGGGATGAATTGTAATGAACTGTACATTTAAATCTTTAAATGAAGAAATTAACGAATCAACTGGAGAAGCCATTAAATGAACATCAAAAAATACCTTCATTCCACTTTCTTTTATTGATTTTAATATCATAGAACCCATTGTTAAATTAGAAACATAATGATTATCCATAACATCAAAATGAATTAAATTACATCCTGCTTCAAGAACAGCCTGTATTTCTTTTCCTAATCGACAAAAATTTGCAGATAAAATAGACGGAACAACTACAACGCGTTTCATGAATATCCTTAATCATTATTATTATAATATTTAAATAAAAATATTATTTTCTGAATAAAAATAAAATTTATTTACATTAATTGCAAAAACACTTATATCGCGTACATAATATTAGCTATTAAAATTAATACTTCCTTTCCTGAAATTGTTTTACAACCTGTAATATCTTATTATTATCAATAGAAGAAATTAATTCTACTTGTCCAATAGAAATTGGCAAAATTAGTCGTATCCTTCCAGACAATACTTTTTTATCTCGTAACATACATTTAAGATAATCTTGTGGCAACATATTTTTAGGACCTACAACAGGTAAACCTATTTTATATAAAATAGTTTTTATTCTATATAAATAATCTTTATGTAATATATTTAACTGAACAGATAAATATGCTGACATTACAAGACCTACGGAAACAGCTTCACCGTGTAACCACGCACCATAACCAGTATGTGTTTCAATAGCATGTGCAAAACTGTGTCCTAAATTTAAAAAAAATCGTAAACCGCTTTCTTTTTCGTCAGATTCAACCACCTTAACTTTTAATTCACAACATTTTTTTATACAAAATAATAATGTTTCTTTTTGCAATTGTAATATTTTAAAATAATTTTTTTCTAACCATACAAAAAATTTATAGTCAAAAATAATGGCATATTTAACAATTTCAGCCATTCCAGCAATTAAGTGTTCTTTAGGTAATGTTGATAAAAAATCAATATCAATTAAAACTCCTTTAGGTTGCCAAAAAGAACCGATCATATTTTTACCTAATACATGATTAACTCCTGTTTTTCCTCCAATAGAAGCGTCTACTTGCGCTAATAAAGTAGTAGGTATTTGAAAAAAATTAACTCCTCTTTGATATATTGAAGCAACAAAACCGGTAATATCCCCTACTACTCCGCCTCCTATTGCTATTAATGTTACATCTCTTCCGTATGGTTTTTTTAGTAAAAAAGATATAATATTTTCAACTTCTTTTAAATTTTTATAAGACTCACCATCCGGAATACTAAATAAAGGTATATTTTTTGTATTTTCATTAACACTGTAATATTTATTTTTAATAATTATGTTTTTAATAGTATGATTTG includes:
- the trpS gene encoding tryptophan--tRNA ligase; this encodes MLNIKKKDIMFTGIQPTGLLTLGNYCGTMCNWKDIQKKYECFFCIADLHALTTFSRSGSNKNSIKNNFSTAILDIAALYLSCGVDPNRSTIFVQSHVYTHSQLYWILSNFVYFGELSRMTQFKQKLSLTVNTPINLSLFCYPVLMAADILLYHTNYVLVGSDQKQHLELVQKIAHRFNSIYGNIFIVPDILILPVGNKIMALQDPTKKMSKSDKNTNNTIFLLENIHSIYLKLQRSLTDSDCSSSCIRYDILNKPGVSNLLSIFSCMTNKKISILEDEFKNCQYSIFKKKLSDVVCDTISEIQAIYFKLRQDEDYLIDVLIHGEKNALKYSINKLDDVFQILNL
- the rpe gene encoding ribulose-phosphate 3-epimerase, whose amino-acid sequence is MKRVVVVPSILSANFCRLGKEIQAVLEAGCNLIHFDVMDNHYVSNLTMGSMILKSIKESGMKVFFDVHLMASPVDSLISSFKDLNVQFITIHPESTNHLDRTIQLIKKMDCGVGLALNPSTSLHFLDYVIDELDLILVMAVNPGFGGQKFLKYVLKKIQQVRSLIDNSQKNILLSVDGGINLSNVVSVIRSGADYVVVGSAIFHSNDYLKTIRKLTGIIIDN
- the aroB gene encoding 3-dehydroquinate synthase, with the protein product MVHKIHVNLNIGSYDISIGFNILKNFFISTVLLKNTNNIIITNHTIKNIIIKNKYYSVNENTKNIPLFSIPDGESYKNLKEVENIISFLLKKPYGRDVTLIAIGGGVVGDITGFVASIYQRGVNFFQIPTTLLAQVDASIGGKTGVNHVLGKNMIGSFWQPKGVLIDIDFLSTLPKEHLIAGMAEIVKYAIIFDYKFFVWLEKNYFKILQLQKETLLFCIKKCCELKVKVVESDEKESGLRFFLNLGHSFAHAIETHTGYGAWLHGEAVSVGLVMSAYLSVQLNILHKDYLYRIKTILYKIGLPVVGPKNMLPQDYLKCMLRDKKVLSGRIRLILPISIGQVELISSIDNNKILQVVKQFQERKY